A genomic segment from Glycine max cultivar Williams 82 chromosome 1, Glycine_max_v4.0, whole genome shotgun sequence encodes:
- the LOC100819388 gene encoding fructokinase-like 1, chloroplastic: protein MASLHHHHLLLPPFPHLQSKTFHSPPPPKSPSFHRKIALRASTVESPTPKRRGRKKKPETQTPPSNDTPPPQDADPKKEEDEVYDYDDGVDFPYSDPPLICCFGAARREFIPAVRVQDYPMHPDIYSEWKMLQWKPPEFARAPGGPPSNVAVAHTRLGGRAAFLGKVGDDDFGEEMVLMMNEERVQTRGVRIDPGRRTGCAYMKVRFEEGRMKMETVREAAEDSLLATELNLAVLKEARIFHFNSEILTCPSMESTLFRAIKWTKKFGGLVFFDLNLPLPLWRSRDETREIIKKAWNEADIIEVSRSELEFLLDEEYYERNRNYRPQYFAESYEQTKNRQEYYHYTAEEVSPLWHDRLKFLFVTDGTLRIHYYTPSFDGSVVGTEDVLITPYTCDRTGSGDAVVAAILRKLTTCPEMFENQDVLERQLRFAVAAGIISQWTIGAVRGFPTESATQNLKEQVYVPSLW from the exons ATGGCGTCacttcaccaccaccaccttcttcttcctcccttCCCCCACCTCCAATCCAAAACCTTCCACTCTCCACCCCCACCCAAAAGCCCCTCCTTCCACCGCAAAATCGCTCTCAGAGCCTCCACCGTTGAATCCCCAACCCCAAAACGACGCGGCCGCAAGAAGAAACCCGAAACACAAACACCACCCTCAAACGACACTCCTCCCCCCCAAGACGCAGACccgaaaaaagaagaagacgaagtgTACGACTACGACGACGGCGTGGACTTCCCCTACTCGGACCCTCCCTTGATATGCTGCTTCGGCGCGGCACGGAGGGAGTTCATCCCGGCGGTGCGGGTGCAGGACTACCCGATGCACCCGGACATCTACTCCGAGTGGAAGATGCTGCAGTGGAAGCCCCCCGAGTTCGCACGCGCGCCGGGTGGCCCGCCGTCCAACGTGGCGGTGGCACACACTCGTCTCGGGGGGCGGGCGGCCTTCCTGGGGAAGGTCGGGGACGACGATTTCGGAGAAGAGATGGTGCTGATGATGAACGAGGAGAGGGTGCAGACGAGAGGAGTGAGGATTGATCCCGGGCGCAGGACGGGGTGCGCGTACATGAAGGTTAGGTTTGAGGAGGGGAGGATGAAGATGGAGACGGTTAGGGAGGCCGCAGAGGATTCGCTTCTTGCAACTGAACTCAACCTTGCCGTTTTGAAAGAG GCTAGGATTTTCCATTTCAATTCAGAAATTCTAACATGCCCCTCAATGGAATCAACATTATTCAGGGCAATTAAGTGGACTAAGAAGTTTGGTGGCCTTGTATTTTTTGATTTAAATCTGCCATTACCTCTTTGGAGATCACGTGATGAGAcaagagaaataataaaaaaagcatGGAATGAAGCAGACATCATTGAAGTTTCAAGAAGTGAGTTAGAATTCCTTCTAGATGAAGAATATTACGAGAGGAATAGAAATTATAGGCCACAATACTTTGCTGAAAGTTATGAACAAACCAAGAATCGACAGGAGTATTACCATTACACTGCTGAAGAAGTCTCGCCTTTGTGGCATGATCGACTTAAATTCCTGTTTGTGACTGATGGAACACTTAGAATTCACTACTATACCCCTTCTTTCGACGGGTCTGTGGTGGGAACTGAAGATGTGCTCATAACACCATATACTTGTGATAGAACTGGCTCAGGTGATGCTGTTGTGGCTGCCATTTTAAGAAAACTAACCACTTGCCCTGAAATGTTTGAAAATCAAGATGTTTTGGAGAGACAGCTACGCTTTGCTGTTGCAGCAGGAATTATATCCCAATGGACTATTGGTGCAGTTAGAGGTTTCCCTACCGAAAGTGCTACTCAGAATCTCAAAGAACAAGTTTATGTGCCTTCATTGTGGTGA